The genomic DNA CAATCTGTGCGGAATCCCCGAAAGTTTTTGTGATAATCGCCTTCGTATCGAAAGACCAATCTTTGACCGTAAGTTCTTCCATATAGAGAAAAGATTCTGCAATTCGGGAGATTGCAGTGGGATCGGATAGAATATCCCAGGGTCTTTGATCCAATTCCCGACTGCCTATTGTCTTTTCCAAAACTGCGCCCTCTTTGTTCTCTATCATTTTCTGACGAAAAATGTCGGATGTCCCCACTGCGATCCGCGAGCCTTCTTAAAAATCCGCTAACTACTTTCCTCTTCTCTTGCGCCAATAAATTGAGCTTTGTCAAACTTCATCTATTTCTTTAGGAACAATATGCATAACGTTTATGAATAGAGTAATGCTTTTTTTACACTCAATCGAGTGATCTACCATTAATTATAATTCATATATTCAAAAGTTATAGTACCGCGTAATAATTTCGATCTATCTCAAGTCTCTAAAAATTGTTCGATTGTGATCTTTACTCAAAGACGCACAACGCTACAGGGAAGAAAGATTATATGAGTCGGGAGTTGGATCAAATTGTGGATATGCAGGTGCTCTCCGGAGAATCAGGAATGGGAAAAATTCTGATAATAGAGGATTCACCAGAGATTGCATTAGTCTACGATCATTTTTGTAGAAAGATGAATTGGGATTTTGATATTGCCTCAAATGGTAAGGAAGGAATGAAAAAGTTTCTTTCTGCTTCGAAACCTTATTCGGTATACATAGTCGATTTGGTGATGCCTGAACAAGATGGCGCATCTTTTATACGGGATCTAAAAAAACAGGACCCAAATGCAATTATAATAGTACAATCTTCTCTTGATGAACCTGACAAGATAATCGAAGTGATGAAGCTTGGTGTTTTCGATTATCTTCGTAAGCCGGTTACAAAAGAGGATTTTGATAGAACAGTCACCTTGGCATTTCAATGCAGCAGTCTGCGAGATTTTCAAGCGGATGTGGAAAGATCGAATCGTGACGTATTGAAAGAGCAGTTGGATTGGTTAACGTATAAAGAATCCATTCGCAAATCCGATGAGAATTCATTATCGCTTTCCACTATAAAGTCTTTGAATACTTCCTTTTCACAAGGCTCCGGGATAGGGGCCATTCTTTCTCTCCTTGATTTACTGAAGATGGGACATCAGACCACTGAAAACGGTGCATTAGTAAGTAACGAAATATTAAGTCTTCTTTATGCAAGCCAGGACGTTTTAAGAAAACAACTAGGAAGTTTGTCCACTGTTCTGTCCTTGGCCGGAGAACAGGCGAAGATGGAAAAAATTTCCATCAGCGATTTGGTCCATACTTTAACTAAGCAATCAGAGACATTCGTTCCTTTTTTGGATAAGAAGGATTTAAAGATTCGGTTTTCATCCAGTAAATCGAAAGAGTCGCTCAGAGTGCAATTGGATTGGGTCGGCATCGTATTCGATGAACTAATATTGAACGCTATGAAATATTCCAAGAAGTCGACCTTCATAGATGTTTATTTTGGTAAGATCGACGGATATTTTTGCTTAGCAGTTAAGAATGTAGTCAATTCCGCCCAAGAACTTGTGGATGCGGAAAATAAGGAAGTTTTGGTAACTCGTCCTTTCTTTCGTTTACTTCCCCCCGTAGAGGAATTTTCGGAGTTAGAGAAGTTTGGAATGGGGCTCGGTTTGACAGCTGTCGACATGATAGTGAATAAACATCGAGGAATATTTAATATTCATAATGTTTCCGATCATACTTCGCCTATAGTTGAGCCTTGTATAATGGCGGAAGCCTTCTTTCCTGTGATATCTGTGTAGGCGCTGAATATATGGAAGTTGATTACGAAAACCTGTTAAAAGATTATCTAGTAGAAGCTAGAGAACTTCTGGATATGGCGGAAGAGTCTATCCTCGAATTGGAAAAGAATTACCAACCGGAGCAGATCAATACTCTTTTCAGAGTGATCCATACTATAAAGGGTAACTCTGCCATTTTCGATTTTCCATTGATCACTGGATTGGCTCATTCTTTCGAGAGTCTTTTGAATCAGTTCCGTAAAAGGGAGATTAAACCTGCAGATAAGGAGATCAGTCTTTTTTTGGATTGTATCGATGCTCTTAAGGAAATGAACGAGCGCAAAGAGAGTGTTTCGGATTCGCAAGTTTCTGAACTGATGTCGAGGATCAACGAAAGTCTGAAGACTGAGGACGAAAAATCTGAAGAAAAGGAAAAACCTAGATTCGGGTTATTCACTCCTCCTAAAAAGAATAAACCATTAATTCTTCCGTCTAGTACCGAAGGAACTTCGTTCAAAAACGGGAAGATACTGATCCCTAAAAGTTATATTACAAAAGCTAAACATGGTTGTTTTTCTCTTTTTCTGGTTAAATTCCGGGAGAAGGATCAGGAAGACAAAAATTACTCCAGAGCCATAGAGAAGTTTTCCGATTTAGGGATAGTTTTGGATCATGGGGATTTTGAAGGGAAGAACGGAACTCATTCGAGTCTATCGGAAAATAGGACACATTATTTAATCTTAATGTATTCTAAGGATAAAGAAAGTTTTATGAAACTTTCTCCTGTTTCTTTGCTTTCAGTTTCTACAATCTTTAGGCCT from Leptospira hartskeerlii includes the following:
- a CDS encoding response regulator; the protein is MSRELDQIVDMQVLSGESGMGKILIIEDSPEIALVYDHFCRKMNWDFDIASNGKEGMKKFLSASKPYSVYIVDLVMPEQDGASFIRDLKKQDPNAIIIVQSSLDEPDKIIEVMKLGVFDYLRKPVTKEDFDRTVTLAFQCSSLRDFQADVERSNRDVLKEQLDWLTYKESIRKSDENSLSLSTIKSLNTSFSQGSGIGAILSLLDLLKMGHQTTENGALVSNEILSLLYASQDVLRKQLGSLSTVLSLAGEQAKMEKISISDLVHTLTKQSETFVPFLDKKDLKIRFSSSKSKESLRVQLDWVGIVFDELILNAMKYSKKSTFIDVYFGKIDGYFCLAVKNVVNSAQELVDAENKEVLVTRPFFRLLPPVEEFSELEKFGMGLGLTAVDMIVNKHRGIFNIHNVSDHTSPIVEPCIMAEAFFPVISV